TCACCAGCACCGAGCTGCGGATATCAAGGTACATCAGGTTAGCGTAAGAGCAGaacatctcccccagcccagggttaaaaggcatatcatggggcacagtggcatttagagggttaaaaggcatatcatggggcacagtggcatatagggggtataaggcatttctggggcagatgtgcataactgggggggcaggttggaaaatagaaggaaataaaaccaaaatatttttctcaatcatagcttttattaaaaaaaatagtttacatgaattaacatttactggtaaaaattttttcctatagggtcatcttatattcaggctttttctttttttcctaaattaatattcagatttggggggtcgtcttataatcgagcaaatacggtattatgagTTAGAGTTGCTACCTCAACCAGTTCTTCCaaaagacacacacatacattttaaaggcTATTACTGGCACATGTAAAGAGTTGCATGAGAATTTATGGAATGTATATGTTAACAATAAAGAATCAACTAATCAATCATAATAGTAGCTATGAGACCACCATTAGTTAATGGATTCCTTTCTGTATGCattctatattttttgtgtattatatatattatatgtgtatgtccCTGACAGAATTATGAAGCAATTCTTTCACTGAAGTGAGAATGTATATTATGAAATACAAGCATAATACATTGAATTTTACAGATATACATGCAAAAAAGTAAGATATTCCTTTCTTTGTATGTGCTACAGTATAGGATTAGTTTCTGTGTCACACATGGTAGCATAAAGAATAATAGGCTTTTTAAAAGCAGTATctcatttaacatatttatctattaTTTCCAGGGTTATCAAGAAAAGGCATTTTCTCAAGGTCTTGATTGGGATTGTGGTGACAGTCTTTGCTTTTCATTTTACCAtctacaaaatgtttaaaattccTGTTCTTCCCAAGAAAAAAGATATAGGGGATACTCTCTCTAGCATTGATATGGCATTGACAACACAGCCACCTCTTATATGCAAAGAAAACACTTCAGTGCAAAAGTTCCCTAAATTTGATGATCAGCCTCAAGCCATGAAAGACTTTCTGACTTATCGTCATTGCAAGAGCTTTCCACAACTTATAAAATCCACCATGAAGTGTGGAGGTCCAAATAAATCCAAGGACATCTTCCTATTATTAGCTATTAAATCTTCCCCAGGCAATTATGAGCGTCGAGAAGCAATCCGAAAGACATGGGGGGCAGAAGAGATTTATAGGAATGTTCAAGTGAGAAGATTATTTCTAACTGGGATTCCAAAGTCACAACAGGAAGAGAAGCGTTTGAATAAATTACTGGAGATTGAGAGCCATACATATGGAGACATCCTGCAATGGAACTTTCAAGATACGTTTTATAATCTTACCCTGAAGCAGATTATGTTCCATCAGTGGGTGCAGACTTGGTGCCCTGATGTTCAGTTCATCTTCAATGGAGATGATGATGTGTTTGTCAACACATTTAATGTACTCGCATATTTGTATAGCCTAGGAAAGAATGGAAGGACTAACCACCTCTTTGTCGGACAGTTAAATATAGGCATGCCCCCTGTCCGGGAATCATACAGCAAGTACTATGTTCCAGAAGAGCTGTTTTCAGGAAACCTATTTTTGCCCTACTGTGGGGGTGGTGGCATTATCATGTCTGGTTTTACGACCCAATCTATTTTTAAGGCATCAAAGAAGATCCCTTTGTTTCCCATTGATGATGCTTACTTAGGGATGTGCTTAGACCAGGCTGGACTAAAGCCAGATAACCATGAAGGAATGAAGACATATGGAATCTCACTGTCAGGATCGGTGGACTCATTTGACCCTTGCTATTACCAGTACATGTTAATGGTGCACCGGTTTATGCCATACGAGATGCTAGTTATGTGGAATGCCTTACAGATCAAAAGGTTCGGAtgcaaaagaaatacaaattcaCAGAAActaaataaacagaaacagTAGCAGTAGTTGTTTACAATGGGCACAATTCTATGAACTTTTTAAAATCTAGAGCCTGAATGTAAACTCCCCAGTAAGCAAATCAACTCGGGGAACAAATTCAATATATGGCCACTAACTGCTCAAAGCAAAGTATACATTTGTGAGTTGGTCTAATAATCACAGGTGATTCTAAATAGGACCAAAGATCATCTGGTGCATCCAAATGcagc
The DNA window shown above is from Spea bombifrons isolate aSpeBom1 chromosome 1, aSpeBom1.2.pri, whole genome shotgun sequence and carries:
- the LOC128498373 gene encoding N-acetyllactosaminide beta-1,3-N-acetylglucosaminyltransferase 3-like — encoded protein: MALTTQPPLICKENTSVQKFPKFDDQPQAMKDFLTYRHCKSFPQLIKSTMKCGGPNKSKDIFLLLAIKSSPGNYERREAIRKTWGAEEIYRNVQVRRLFLTGIPKSQQEEKRLNKLLEIESHTYGDILQWNFQDTFYNLTLKQIMFHQWVQTWCPDVQFIFNGDDDVFVNTFNVLAYLYSLGKNGRTNHLFVGQLNIGMPPVRESYSKYYVPEELFSGNLFLPYCGGGGIIMSGFTTQSIFKASKKIPLFPIDDAYLGMCLDQAGLKPDNHEGMKTYGISLSGSVDSFDPCYYQYMLMVHRFMPYEMLVMWNALQIKRFGCKRNTNSQKLNKQKQ